From Chrysemys picta bellii isolate R12L10 chromosome 1, ASM1138683v2, whole genome shotgun sequence:
GCAGAAATGATTCCAGTAGATGcattgagagagagagcaaaataCTCCAATCCCCTCAGGGAAAACCCTGCATATACAGACGGGCTTTGCAGCTCATCCTGAAGATTAAGAATCTCTGGCTTGGTTGAGCAAAAGTGATTTCCTGAGACAAGGACTCTCCGCAAGCACCCAAGACTTTAAATCTAGGGAATGGTAACTTTTGACCTCAAAGGTAATGACCGCACTTGTGATTTCCCATGAAGCTAGGACCCTAATGTATACAGCTTCTAAACATGAACATCAGCACATTGAATTGCACTTGGAAGTGATCAGGAAGCCAATGCAGTCTATGGAACTCTGGTGTGTTGTGAATTCCCTCTGGTCTACCCTGTCATGGAGTTTGGGCATTAGCTAAAAGATGAGTGGagcacattttaatattttagtttggaagtgacagaggaaggTTTAACTGTGGCAAACTACAGaagagaccccccccctccccccggcctatATATTGCACAAGTTGATTCCTGTCAAAGCTTTAGAAAAGTGGATGACTTTACTATATGAGCTATATAAATAATACAGGGCTGTGTGAAGCCATTCAGATTTATCTCTGACATTTCAAACCCTAACATTTTATATACTATAGGAGCTGTCTAAATATCATGATTTTAgtaaattccttttaaaaaaaagtattgggACAAATGGTTAAGGACCATTGCTGTCCTGCTGAAGGCAGTTACAGTGCTTATCTTTAActatacactttttttttcttccccttcagCGCACAGGTGATACCAAGCCCAACTTTTTCCAGGATTGCTTAATGGAGGTGTTTGATAACTTGGAACAACACATTCAGAATCCTGTTGTTCTACAGTCAATCCTCAGGCTAATGGAGAGAGGCACTATGGTCCTTACAACAAACTATGACAATTTACTTGAAATTTTTGGTCAGCAACAGGGTAAACCCATGGAGTCTTTAGACCTGAAAGATAAGGATAAGGTATGATAAGGCAATGAAATGTCAGGACTTCTTATAGGGGAAAGGAGTTGTCTTGTCTTGTACTTTTTGCAGGTTTTTTCACTAGTTATTGAAAATCTTTACtactttttgttttctgtaaagCTTTTCAGTGAAGTAAAATAATAGACATGGACAGACAGTTTTCATTGTCCGTTTTGAATAATGTGATACAATTTGCCAGAAAATACCAATGGTAGATTTCTTATTTACAGAAACAGTTCATGTGGATGAAGTAATTGTAACAATCACAAATGTAACTTAATCTAGTGAAGTGATTAGCTCATCACTCAGACACTGGAAAGGAAGACTCAAAGATGTCTGACGGGTGTTAAGATTTTTCTAGCTGCTTTACTCGTGGTGTCTTATGTTTTTGTAAAAAGCTAGAACGCTCTTTGTCGATTTAAAATAAGTTTCTTTTGGTCAAAAGAGCAAAAAGCCTTTAAAAGGTTATTGTTTATATTGTATTCTGAACATTTTACAGTCTACAGTTTAGCACTTCTGTTTCAAAATTTTAGTAGTTTTAACTGGTTTTTCTGTAACTTATGCAAGTGATAGCTGATACTGTGACCTTAGTACACAAAGGGCAAAAATAATCAACTGTGCTTTACATGTGTGGGCACTTGTTCAAGAATATAGTTTCCCCTTTTTCAGTAGTATAATATAATCCAAAGTAAATATTACATGCATGATTTGCTTTAGGTTCTTCAGTGGGCAAGAGGTCATATCAAGTATGGAGTTCTTCATATTCATGGCTTGTatacagatccctgtggaatGGTGTTGGATCCTTCAGGATATAAAGATGTTACTCAAGACCCTGAAGTAATGGTATGTGTGACTTTAATTAAAGAACATACTGTGTTTTGCCAAACTGAGTGTTCCATTTCTTCTTTTATGTGtgtgaaactttaaaaaatgtttttactttGACCCATGTGTCTTTGGGCATATAGATAaaatttttcttttgttattttaatattcTTAACAGGAGGTTCTACAGAATTTGTATCTGACCAAATCCTTCTTGTTTGTGGGCTGTGGAGAGACTCTGCGTGATCAAATATTCCAGGCTCTCTTTCTGTATACTGTAAAGAATAAAGTAGATTTAGAACATTATATGTTGGTGCTTAAAGAAAATGAAGACCAGTTTTTTAAACTCCAGGCAGATATGCTTCTGCATGGAATAAAAGTAGTATCCTATGGTGATTGCTTTGAATATTTCCCGGAGTATGTCCAAGATCTAACTGCTCAAATCTGCAAGCAGAGGAGTccaggtatttttgttttgttattttataaTGAACTTCTGTGTGCAACTGAATTCCATTTTTAGTATATTCTTTGTGCAAGTGGCACTTGATTTGAGATGTTAATCCAATGGGTAGTTACGAGTGCATGCATGAAAATCTCTGCTTCTGATTGACATGCAGAGTAGGAGAATATAATAAAATTGTAACTGAATTTTTGGGGTTTCAAATGTTTGGATTTCTTGTAAATTTACCCTTTGCTCTGAATTTCCTGTGTGCTTAGTGTATTTGCCAGCTATAGTGTTCTTGTAAGGATTTATTCCTTTAAGTTATTTATATGTATTCTCAAACTTCACTTTCATTAAGTGCAGTGCCCCAGATAAAATATTTGGTTGTAGGCATTatgagagttcagagaagacagCAAAAATGCTTAAAAGGCTGTATGGCTTGACTTGAGGAAAGCTAACAGTCAAATATGTATAGCTTGGCTAAGCATGAAGTTGGAACATGAAATTACAAGTGTTTGGTGTACACATAAAAGATATACAAGATTTGTATAGGGTAATAGTCATATCCTGTGTAAGTTAAGTGTGTatgtgggtggaggggaggacaACTGTGTGAGAACAATTTAACTGAGCATCAGGAAAAAACTGACCTACTGAATAAGCTGCGGAATAATCTTCCAAGGGTAGCAGTGAAGCCTTATTGCatgggacatttaaaactagactaggGCAAAACTAAAAAATGTCCTGTAGGTAACGGTCCAGTATTGGCACAGAGATGAATTATATTAATTAATCTTTACATCTGAGTCTGTGAAGTCTGTATCTTATTGAAAACTTATCGAAGTAataagtcatttttttaaaatacaaaagtaAAAAAGGGAGACTAAGAGAGAAAAAAGATTACCCATATTTTGGAAGTGCCTTTCCAGCAAGTGTTACTGCATAGATGAAGTTTATTCTGCTGTGGCCTTCATCAGGACACTTCGGAGAAATATCAACAAGGGGAAACTAACTTTGGGTAACAGATGATGATTATTTCACAGCTGTTCTCAGTTGTGTCTGCTAAACTGTTGTGACTAGAACTCTGTCAACCTGATTATAAAacagtaagtttaaaaaaaatttgaagtgCAGGCAGATGCCTTATTGGGGTAATGATTTCTAAACATACAGTCTTAGCCAGATTCCAGAACAGAGATTTGGTGAGGAGTGGATTTCTCCAAGAATGCTGTTGAAACCTCTAGGTCTTCAGTAGGTTGGGTATGTAGGACATTTAAGAAAAGACTGGATGTGTTTGATTACTTACTACTGGGATATGTACTGAAAAACAGATCTTTGCAGATACTGGCTGTGGACCTGAGTCTGTCCTTTAACCAGTAGAAGTATGTCTAGTGCTATACACAATTTTTTCTAAGGTCTGAACAGTAACTGATGCCTAGTCAGTCAGATGCAAACCAACCATTGATCTGATGACAGCCAGTGTAACATGCTGATTAAAATCtgaattaaaaggaaaaatgccATGCACTAACATCAGTGGGTGGGGGAACTTGATGGGGGTAGTGGTGAAAGGAGGACAGTCCCAGTTGCAAGGGAGGAAGACACTCACCAAGGAACAATAGGAAGCTGTTCCCCCTGGGAGTCTCTGGAACCCACTGGCCAGCTGGGGGAGAAAGGTGCTGATTGGCCACCATTCCCCAGCTCCATTCCAGCAGGCAACACTACTCACCCAAACAGGAATGAGAACGCTGCCTGACAGATACTGTGGGTCTAGCCAATCGCCAGTTTaagaggtcaggaaggaactttTTTTCCCATGGGCCAATTGGCAGAGGACCACGGAGTATTTTGCCACCTTCATGGCACCTTCAAGCCACAGAGGGTTGAGTAGGAATGTGCTTAATATCTAACTAAGATACTGGGGTGGAGTTGTTTATTGTCACAACTTGCGTCTGTTTTCCAGTGtggttaagagaataaaatgaatggttcccagaggtaaaagactGGATTTTGGTTATGGGCCTTGGGCTCACGCTAGGTTCAGATTTTGTGGGTCGAGGTCAGACCTTGTGGGCTGAGGACCCCACCCTGCTGCATGTCTGTCCCCCTTATGGGGTGCTAGAACTCAAGAGAGAGCTGAGTCCTGGGGGGTAGGCTGAGGAGAGCCAGCCCCATGTTACAGGTTGTATGGTAAGGAATCCTGTAACTCTGGCACCAATTATGGAttatatggtaaggagccctgtaatCCCCctactggaaccaattaaatgtcTGGTGTAGGAGAGCATGGGTGATGGGCAGGTAGTGCCCCTCCCctgtgttaaagtttaataaaagttgcattCTGCCACTTAATtcctcattttgctgctgtgtCCACATCAAACCATTACTGGCAATGACTGCAAGGTTAGACTACAACCtcgcaaaaacacacacaagtaATCTTGTTAAATTCAGTGGGACTTCTCACATGCATATGTGTCTTTCAGTATTCAGGCTTTAGTTTGAGCGTGTTTATGGGGCTAACGGgtcttcattttgattttaataaaaagttaagaAGGAACCAAAACTAAATTGGTTACAGATCTGGAAAGCAGCTTTTCAGATTATACAAGTAGCAGTGAGAAACTGACATCACTTATTTTGTGTGATAGCCTGTCTCCAGGGTTTTGAGTGTGAGTCCAcctcattttttgttttgttttttctcacaAATTATCAATAGTTAATTGTCACTAAACTTTCTTTAGTCATCTATTTCTTTATCAAGATTGAAAGAGAACAGGATCATGTGCTAGCTTTTCAAAATTATGGGGTAGGTCTGTTGCAGATGGATCACGACTGAGGTTgcattacaaatatattttgaaCAAGCTGTGCCAGTGCCAAAATTGTGTTACAAACTGATGAAATTCTCTCATTGGTATTAGCATTTTGAGACTACTTTAAATGTTATGTCCTCTGATAATCTGTTTGAAAATTCAGTGTATTCAGATTCTGTCGTTCGATAGTTCTCTTGATTACTGTGCTCCCTCACTTTATAGAACTCTGCCTAAGTATAATACTAGAGCAGTTTCCTGTCTGCCTTTAAAAGCCAAGCCAATGTTGGATATTGTGTAATGATAGTGTTTGTAAGGTACTTGCATTAAGCATGctttatttctaaaataaaacGGCTTAACTCTTAGTGGGCAGCATGCATTATATAAAAGATACAAAGATATCCTTCCAGCAACTATTTGGTGTGgagtgtcagaattttattcaaaagctattaggttttttttttgttgctttagTTTACTATATAAAGCAAAGAATATCCAGACTAGTTGTTCACAGTTGAATTGTTCTCTCTTTCTAGATGCTGATCAAGTGGATAGTACAACACTGTTGGGTAAAGAATATttttataatacaattttcataAGTAATAACAGAGGTGAAGTCTAATTTAGACAGTAAATTAAGTAAGAGATAAGATGGCATGATCACTGCAGAGCTGTGATTTGGCTATGAAAATCTCCTTGATTTTGAAATTTGTCTGGGTTCCCTAGTTTCCCCCCACAAGTTGCCTTAGTGGTAGATGACTGTCGTCTTTCAATTTGCCATAAAAGGCAAACAAGTCATGCTAATCAGACTGATTTACCTTTTGTGCAGTCTTAGTTTGCTTTAAAAGTTCTCACTTTAACTTGCCAACCATCTGTACGCCACCCTTTTGAACGCTTTCCAtcacagagctggggctgaacACTACTGTTTTCTTGCCCCCAAACAAATACTGAGCAGTACAAGGATTAAATAGTGAATCTGAAAAGGTAGAAAACGTCAATCTTTAATCCTATCTATTGCTGCTTACTTTGATCTTCCCTAGATCTCCTGTTTGTCAGGCAAGTCAAGGATGGTAAAAATCTGTTCAGAATTTGCTCATTCATGGATGAACTCCCTCCTTATCAGACATACATTTAAACATATGGTATAAAggagttaatattaatattaacattAACACTGTCAACTTAAAATTGGACTTCTGAGAATTCTTTAACTGCTATTGCTACAAATAACATCTTTCAGTTAATTTTAGATTagagaaaaattcttctgttggtTTACTTTGGACATTTTAAAGTACTTTGTGTCTAATTACTCATTTCCCATTACCTGTGTGTGTCTTTCATGCTGCAAGCAGAGAGagaacattttgaattataaAACCAGACAttggcagggaggcttagggccAAGTGTAGGATCTAAAACTGTGTTTAACTCACTAAACTAACTAGATTTCATGCTCATGTTCCTTTCAGATTAGTCACTAAATCTGTCTTTCAGAAGAGAGCAAACAAAGGGCAGTGAGAAACTGAAAATACGAAAACAAATCGTACCCCTGCTCCATATTGCACATTCACGTATCTCCTTGTAATAACTTAACCACCAATCCTATCCCACCAGCAAACTTAATACCCATCTTGCTCACTTTGGAAATACCCTGTATGGAGGTAAGAATGGTTCCTTAACACAGGCTAGTAGCTTTCCAAGAAACAAGTCTCTAGGCTATGGCGAGAAGGATGTCCTGACTTTAAAGGGACAGCCTCCCTCTTACACCCAGGAACAGAAGCAGGTGCCATGGTGTGTAGTTCTAAGCATCCCAAAGCAGGAATCCCTCCAGTAACTATGGATGCCAGTGTTTTAAAGGGTGGTGTGCTCGCTTCAGGAATGGGACTTGTCATAAATCATCACTGCAAAAAATTGTATTCCTTCCGCTTTTCTTAGCCCAAACAGTGGGGGCCTACTTTAGGTGCTGGTGCCCAGTGTAATGATGGAAATGTCCACAGGTGGCTCAGGTCCAGAGGAATCCCTCATTCTGAGGAGGCTGTGGAGGGAATATTTGACATCCTCTGACCAATGGTGCAAACGTATATTATTGGTCAGCATTATGTCCAATAAAGGTAAAATGTATTTATCTACTCATaacttttttccttcttccttgtGGGCACCTGGTGCTCTGTGACCCCTTACAAGGGTTATTCCTTCCTCTCATCTAAGCATAGAGgggtgtgtggtgtgttttttgttttatttgtttttaaatcctctCTAGTTTCACAATGTATTGCTAGCAGGTAGAGCTGTCTAGAGAACTGATTACCACTCTAATTCCCCAGCCAACTGCTCAAATTGAGAAGACAAACTATAACATCTAATTGTTAAACACTATGAAAAACTGGCTGTCTCTAAGCAGGATAATCTACTTAACCATTTATTATACAAATGGAAATGAAGACTTACAGCAAAACAGGATCATAATATGAGGGAATCCCAAGATTTTTTTCCGTCTATCTCTGCAGGAAGGAATGAGAGATTTCTCCTTCAACTGGAATTTAATGCAAATTAGGTGATGCCCTGAGTGGTGGTCTCATAGAGCATCAGGTGGCCATTTCACAGAAGGAAAAGTTATGGGTAGGTAAACTACTTTTCTCTCCAGTGGGCACCTGGTATGCTGTGATCCATTACAACTGGGAAGGAGCCAGAAGTAAAACACATCTCCACAAATTAGAGGGAAACTTAAAACATGAAGTAAACTGAACATACTGGAAGTGCCAGTGTGCCACAAAGGTCCTATTATTGCTTTTCATGTGAATGGTAACCAAATTTAGAGGGAATCTTAAGAAGAGAGACCCACCACCTTAACTGCTTGGAATTATAGGAAGTAGTTCTGATGAGCTTCTTAGGACAGCCAGTTGCCTTGAATTGAATGGGGCCCATCTGAGCTCTCTGTGATATAGCAGGTAATCTCGTTTCCCATTTCGGAAATTCTatttacaaatgaggaaaataTGTAGAGTAGAGGTGCATCCCCATCGTGGACCAGTTTCCACATTCAGCTACTGTTATTTTATATAATAGGAGTTTCTGGAAAGCAAATACTTAAGGAGGTCCCAGAAGAAATGCAAATTGTGAAATCTTTCCTTGGGCAACTAGACTACAACCAATGCCTGATAAAATGCCTAGAGGTGAGCCACATCCTGAGAGGGAACTGAGGCATTCCTCTGAAAACTTATGAAATAGGGGGACTGGAGCAGCTGAAAGATCTAGTCAGTGTACAGCTGTTAACCCACCTCTCTGAGATATCAGCAAGTCATCTACGTTGTAGACTGGCCATCAGAATTACCATCAAACGGGAGAGAAaacaaggaatgggagggaagcCAAAGCACACTGCCTGGATTTGGAAATGTGTCAGCAAAGTGCAAGTAGCAAATTGGCATACGGGGACAGGTTTCTTTGTAGGACAAGGAAAATACTGAGATCTTCTCAGTAAGGCCTGAAGGCCATGTAGTAGTGGACCTTGTATACTGTAAAACGATTACCTGTACTGTAATTGTTCTTCAGTATGTGATGTGGGTGCAGAGAGGTATTCCACTGAGATGTGTGTGCACACCTAGCTCAACAAAGCCAGATAACTTTACATAGCAGTACCTGTAGAGGTGGCACTTGTGCCCTCTggccttcccccctctcctccgcTCCATGGCTATATAAGGGTAGTGCAGCCTCAAATCCCTTAATTTCCTTTGCACCAAATGTGAAGAATAGAGACcccaatgcagaggggacaaagtTGGGTCCTGGTCTATACATCTGCATCCACATCTAGAAGAACAGCTGCAGTACAGGCAGGTAACCATTTTTTGTTTGAGTGGCTGTagacagtgatgagctgccaaaatcttaacaactggttccctataaaaagttctgatttaagggatgtaccacagtatgtattttttttataccaagagggttaccatacatctatatgtttaaaatttaaaaattcctgcCCGACggtgatttaagaaccaaaaagcctgacacaTCTGTATTTTTCCGGACATATGTTAACCCTAGCTaaagtttctttttttaagaggggcctgaactagaaatgagctccatttcacacgtgtgggtccccgccactccctgggggtgtgctagggtgaccagatgtcctgattttttgggcctttttcttatataggctcctattacccccaccccatccctgtcctgatttttcacacttgctgtctagtcacccaaAAGTGTGCACATGTGTAGCTCCCAGctactccctgcccccctcattaagcaggtgtgcagggttactgccctgggaactgcagggcaccagtggacataaGGCTGGCTGTAgacgggcagggggtgcggggctggctgcaggcagggcagggggtgtggagcAGGCTGGAGAGTCTCAGAGCAGAGTAGGCAgggacccaccaggcagcagtgggagccccagggccagggatTGGGGGAGCAACAGCGCCCATGCCCAGGGCCAGCCGGTGGCCCACATGGATCCCGCAACACAGCACCCCCAGAGGAGGAATTACATCACATCCCAGCCGGAGCCCATCAAAGCTGCAGCGCCCCCCTCGCAGGGAAGCGGGTTAACAGCTGGTTCTAAACCtgcttcaaaatttaacaaccggttcgtgTGAACTGGTATGAACCgtctccagctcaccactggctgCAGACATGTATTTCTTTCAGATGACTAGCAAATAATACTTGTAGGAGTTGGGCTCAGAGTCTACCTAAATAGCATCTGCAGAACTGTCCTCCCAAAGTTTTCATCTGACCTGGAAGCTGCTGTTTTAGCATAATGCTTAGTAAGCATGTATGTAGGACCATGTAGCAACCTTGCAAATATCTAAACTTGAAATGCCACTaagaaatgccactgaagtcacttgAACCCTTGTTGAATGAGCCTCCAGAGTTTGCAAGGTGTGGCCTGAGCTACTCAGTAAGCTGTaaagtatcagggagtagccatcttagtctgtatctacaaaaacaactgaagaagtgaagtttttaccTACAaaagcctatgcccaaataaatctattaatctttaaggtgccaccagactccgtAGCTGTATTAAATAATGCAGGTGGTTATCCACCTGGAAATCTGCTGTACTGCTGCTGGCTGATCTTTCATCATATCTGCAAAAGAAATGAAAAGCTGATGGTCATTGAAAAAAGCTTAGTCCTTGCCCAATTAAAAAGGCAGACACCATTTCACATCTAAAGTATGAAGTCATTGTTCCTTAGGATTGGAATGTGGCTTGGGAAAGAATACAGCCAGGTAAATAACTTCAGTTTAGGTGTCAGTCTGATATTGCAGTGAGAGCAGAGAGCAGGTACACAGCCCTGCTCTGTCACTAGGAGAAGTATGGTGATATTCCCCACGGTGTGTAGAAAAGGGTAAGAATTTCTCTGAGCTGTAGAATGGCTCTGATTTGCTTTGTGTCCTCTTCCTCAGGGGACTGATCCTTTCTTCTCTGCAGAGGAGTCTACTTCAGGCAGCCTCTCAGGAGTCTGCATAAGCTTTAAAGACTGATGGGGCTGATAGTCCACAGCAGCCCCTGAAGCAGTCTGGCCTCATGGCTTGCTCCATGAGATTCTGTTTTAAGTGCAAGTCGCAGGACACCTGCGTCCTGTTTAATGGAGCAATATTCCTACACACAAAAAACagcctgggtgtgtgtgttcattATTGTGGGGTGGCTAGTCCCACTGACAGTGCTTTTAAACCCCGGTGAGGGTATAGTACTATATAACACAGCCTAAACCTAGCTAACAACTATAGGGTCCtaactatttaaaaataagtatTCTAAAAACATGAGAAAAATACCATATGGGAAGCTCTGACTCTAGCTGCAGGAGGTGAGacagtgctgggggtggaggtggaaatGATGGCACTACCATTCCTAAACAGCCATGGTAAGGGCTGTGGGCTACAGTGTGTAAGTAGATTGACCGatccagacgagtacccagaagtcagcccctacaagacaggcccaaaaaagaaaataacagaacaccactagctgtcaccttcagcccccaactaaaacctctccagcgcatcatcagagatctacaacctatcctgaaagatgatcctttattctcacagatcttgggagacagacctgtcctcgcttacagacaaccccccaacctaaagcaaatactcaccagcacatcactgaacaaaaacactgacccaggaacctagtcttgtaacaaagcctgatgccaactctgtccacatatctattcaagtgacatcatcataggacctaatcacatcagccataccatcaggagttcgttcacctgcacatctaccaatgtgatatatgccatgtgccagaaatgcccctctgccatgtacattggccaaactggatagtctctacgcaaaagaattaatggacacaaatctgacatcaggaatcataatactcaaaaaccagtaagagaacactttaacctgtctggccattcaatgacagacctgcgggtggctatcttacaacagaaaaacttcaaaaacaggctccaacaagagactgctgagctggaattgatatgcaaactagacacaatcaactcaggattgaataaggactgggaatggctgagccattacaaacattgaatctatctccccttgtaagtattctcacacttatcaaactgtctgtactgggctagcttgattatcacttcaaaagtttttttctcttaattggcctctaagagttggtaagacaactcccacctgttcatggtatgtgtgtatctcctcaatatatgttccactctatatgcatccgaagaagtgggctgtagcccatgaaagcttatgctctaataaatttgttagtctctaaggtgccataagtactcctgttcttagtgTGTAACCGTTGCTCCTATAGGTATTGCTAGGTAATGGTGATGTGGGGGTGTTGAGTGTCTGCACCGTGTAGGGAATACATGTCTGTAAGCACAGAAGCCTGGACAAAAGCAAAACTGGATAAAACTTGTCCAGTCTCTTTCTTACCAAGAAGAACACCCAAAAAAAATTCCTCAGGAAAAAGTAAAGCTGGCCTTCACTGACTGCTTTCTAGTTCAGGGAAAAGTGGGAAGATAACATGGATGCATCAGGAGAACTTGAAAATCaatgtgggaagactgttttgaGAGCCTATCAAATgtagactttttaaaatttgatttggAAGGCTTGAAAACTGGAAAGTTCTATTTTTATGGGGAAAATAGGGTAGAAATCTCAGGTTGGtttgagagggtttttttttcttacctTTTTTGGTCACGGTACACAAAGGCATCTTATTGAAGGGTTGAACTAACCATGTCAGAAACAGTAGAGAAACCACCAATCCACTGGACTACCCTTCTCTCAGTTGTACAGATTCTGATGCTTTTGTTGCTGCTCCAGTATGTGATTTGCCCTTTAAAAGTGGGAATGccgtttaaaaaaagaaaacattagcGGCTAA
This genomic window contains:
- the FAM118A gene encoding protein FAM118A isoform X1, translated to MDSEERTTNRSEQKSRKILRSLIRKQPWDLLLVIGTGVSAAVAPEIPALCSWRSCIEAVIEAAEQLEVLHPGDVAEFRKKVIKDRDLLVVAHDLIRKMSPRTGDTKPNFFQDCLMEVFDNLEQHIQNPVVLQSILRLMERGTMVLTTNYDNLLEIFGQQQGKPMESLDLKDKDKVLQWARGHIKYGVLHIHGLYTDPCGMVLDPSGYKDVTQDPEVMEVLQNLYLTKSFLFVGCGETLRDQIFQALFLYTVKNKVDLEHYMLVLKENEDQFFKLQADMLLHGIKVVSYGDCFEYFPEYVQDLTAQICKQRSPDADQVDSTTLLGTSCVDCAKRKLGENDLDLSKRVKQSDNVDTSAGDLGIVKNFETQVQGNCAGPPEREAENWALSTPEFQ
- the FAM118A gene encoding protein FAM118A isoform X2 translates to MDSEERTTNRSEQKSRKILRSLIRKQPWDLLLVIGTGVSAAVAPEIPALCSWRSCIEAVIEAAEQLEVLHPGDVAEFRKKVIKDRDLLVVAHDLIRKMSPRTGDTKPNFFQDCLMEVFDNLEQHIQNPVVLQSILRLMERGTMVLTTNYDNLLEIFGQQQGKPMESLDLKDKDKVLQWARGHIKYGVLHIHGLYTDPCGMVLDPSGYKDVTQDPEVMEVLQNLYLTKSFLFVGCGETLRDQIFQALFLYTVKNKVDLEHYMLVLKENEDQFFKLQADMLLHGIKVVSYGDCFEYFPEYVQDLTAQICKQRSPDADQVDSTTLLGGSGPEESLILRRLWREYLTSSDQWCKRILLVSIMSNKGKMYLSTHNFFPSSLWAPGAL